A single region of the Gammaproteobacteria bacterium genome encodes:
- a CDS encoding DUF4442 domain-containing protein: MSLYPPYVGAGIRVTRVSDNFREIDVELRLGKLNRNAMGTHFGGSLYAMTDPFYALMYIANLGPRYNIWDYGAKIEFKRPGTGVVHAQFRLSSEDIDLARQSARDGTKYLPVHHIDICDSHRERVAVVEKQIYIRKKHLKPTPVRATGGKVGVG, translated from the coding sequence ATGTCGCTGTATCCGCCCTATGTGGGAGCCGGTATCCGCGTCACTCGCGTCAGCGACAATTTCCGCGAGATCGATGTCGAGTTGCGTCTCGGAAAGCTCAACCGCAATGCCATGGGCACGCACTTCGGCGGCAGTCTCTACGCAATGACCGATCCGTTTTATGCGCTGATGTACATCGCCAACCTGGGCCCGCGTTACAACATCTGGGACTACGGCGCCAAGATCGAATTCAAGCGCCCCGGCACCGGCGTTGTGCACGCACAGTTCCGCCTCAGCAGCGAGGACATCGACCTCGCCCGCCAGAGCGCTCGAGATGGAACCAAGTATCTGCCGGTGCACCACATCGACATCTGCGACAGTCACCGCGAACGCGTGGCCGTGGTCGAAAAGCAGATCTATATCCGCAAGAAGCACCTCAAACCGACGCCGGTGCGCGCTACGGGCGGCAAGGTGGGCGTTGGTTAA